The proteins below come from a single Cervus elaphus chromosome 4, mCerEla1.1, whole genome shotgun sequence genomic window:
- the CCDC97 gene encoding coiled-coil domain-containing protein 97, with amino-acid sequence MEAVTTATAAREPGEGRTEPSPGHWGELSWTPVLSRPQDKAEAAEGTPRALDADAPEVEDPAVSAMLHAVAASRLPVCSQQQGEPDLTEREKVAILGQLYHEKPLVFLERFRTGLREEHLGCFGHLRGDHRADFYCAEVARQGTTRPRTLRTRLRNRRYAALRELIQGGEYFSDEQMRFRAPLLYEQYIGQYLTQEELSARTPAHRPPTPGPPGTPTCPLSDLLLQSYQERELQQRLLQQQEEEEACLEEDEEEEDEDEEDQRPGKDSEAWVPDSEERLILREEFTSRMHQHFLDGKDGDFDYSTVDDNPDFDNLDIVARDEEERYFDEEEPEDAPSPELDGD; translated from the exons ATGGAGGCCGTAACGACCGCGACTGCGGCGAGGGAACCTGGTGAAG gccGCACTGAGCCCAGTCCTGGGCACTGGGGGGAGCTGAGCTGGACGCCGGTCCTATCCAGACCTCAGGACAAGGCGGAAGCAGCAGAGGGAACACCCAGGGCCCTAGACGCCGACGCCCCTGAGGTGGAGGACCCGGCGGTGAGTGCCATGCTTCACGCAGTGGCTGCCAGCCGCCTGCCCGTGTGCAGCCAGCAGCAGGGCGAGCCCGACCTAACGGAGCGGGAGAAGGTGGCCATCCTGGGCCAGCTGTACCACGAGAAGCCGCTGGTGTTCCTGGAGCGCTTCCGCACAGGCCTCCGGGAGGAGCATCTGGGCTGCTTTGGACACTTGCGCGGTGACCACCGCGCAGACTTCTACTGTGCCGAGGTGGCCCGGCAAGGCACCACCCGGCCCCGCACGCTGCGCACCCGCCTGCGTAACCGCCGCTACGCTGCTCTGCGTGAGCTCATCCAAG GGGGCGAATACTTCAGCGACGAGCAGATGCGCTTCCGGGCCCCACTGCTGTACGAGCAGTACATCGGGCAGTACCTGACCCAGGAGGAGCTCAGCGCCCGCACCCCAGCCCACCGGCCGCCCACGCCTGGCCCCCCCGGCACGCCCACCTGCCCGCTCTCCGACCTGCTGCTCCAGTCCTACCAGGAGCGGGAGCTGCAGCAGCGGCTGCtccagcagcaggaggaggaggaggcctgcctggaggaggacgaggaggaggaggatgaggatgAGGAAG ACCAGAGACCTGGCAAAGACTCAGAGGCCTGGGTCCCTGACTCGGAGGAGAGGCTGATCCTGCGGGAAGAGTTCACCAGCCGCATGCACCAGCACTTCCTGGATGGCAAGGACGGGGACTTTGACTACAG CACCGTGGATGACAACCCCGACTTCGACAACCTGGACATCGTGGCCCGGGACGAGGAGGAGAGGTACTTCGACGAGGAGGAGCCCGAGGACGCGCCCAGCCCAGAGCTGGACGGGGACTGA
- the TGFB1 gene encoding transforming growth factor beta-1 proprotein, with protein MPPSGLRLLPLLLPVLWLLMLTPGRPVAGLSTCKTIDMELVKRKRIEAIRGQILSKLRLASPPSQGDVPPGPLPEAILALYNSTRDRVAGESAETEPEPEADYYAKEVTRVLMVEYGNKIYEKMKSNSHSIYMFFNTSELREAVPEPVLLSRAELRLLRLKLKVEQHVELYQKYSNNSWRYLSNRLLAPSDSPEWLSFDVTGVVRQWLTHREEIEGFRLSAHCSCDSKDNTLQVDINGFSSGRRGDLATIHGMNRPFLLLMATPLERAQHLHSSRHRRALDTNYCFSSTEKNCCVRQLYIDFRKDLGWKWIHEPKGYHANFCLGPCPYIWSLDTQYSKVLALYNQHNPGASAAPCCVPQALEPLPIVYYVGRKPKVEQLSNMIVRSCKCS; from the exons ATGCCGCCCTCGGGGCTGcggctgctgccgctgctgctgccggTGCTGTGGCTACTAATGCTGACGCCTGGCCGGCCGGTCGCCGGACTGTCCACCTGCAAGACCATCGACATGGAGCTGGTGAAGCGGAAGCGCATCGAGGCCATCCGCGGCCAGATTCTGTCCAAGCTTCGGCTCGCCAGCCCCCCGAGCCAGGGGGACGTGCCACCCGGCCCGCTGCCCGAGGCCATACTGGCCCTTTACAACAGTACCCGCGATCGGGTGGCCGGGGAAAGTGCCGAAACGGAGCCTGAGCCAGAGGCGGACTACTACGCCAAGGAGGTCACCCGCGTGCTAATGGTGGAATACGGCAACA AAATCTATGAGAAAATGAAGTCTAACTCACACAGCATATATATGTTCTTCAACACGTCTGAGCTCCGGGAAGCGGTGCCCGAACCTGTGTTGCTCTCTCGGGCAGAGCTGCGCCTGCTGAGGCTCAAGTTAAAAGTGGAGCAGCATGTGGAGCTCTACCAG AAATATAGCAACAATTCCTGGCGCTACCTCAGCAACCGGCTGCTCGCCCCCAGCGACTCACCGGAGTGGCTGTCCTTTGACGTCACTGGAGTTGTGCGGCAGTGGCTGACCCACAGAG AGGAAATAGAGGGCTTTCGCCTCAGTGCCCACTGTTCCTGTGACAGTAAAGATAACACGCTTCAAGTGGACATTAACG GGTTCAGTTCCGGCCGCCGGGGTGACCTCGCCACCATTCACGGCATGAACCGGCCCTTCCTGCTCCTCATGGCCACCCCTCTGGAGAGAGCCCAGCACCTGCACAGCTCCCGCCACCGCCGAGCCCTGGACACCAACTACTGCTTCAG CTCCACAGAAAAGAACTGCTGTGTTCGTCAGCTCTACATTGACTTCCGCAAGGACCTGGGCTGGAAGTGGATTCACGAACCCAAGGGGTACCATGCCAATTTCTGCCTGGGGCCCTGCCCTTACATCTGGAGCCTGGACACGCAGTACAGCAAG GTCCTGGCCCTGTACAACCAGCACAACCCGGGCGCGTCGGCGGCGCCGTGCTGCGTGCCTCAGGCGCTGGAGCCCCTGCCCATCGTGTACTACGTGGGCCGCAAGCCCAAGGTGGAGCAGCTGTCCAACATGATCGTGCGCTCCTGCAAGTGCAGctga
- the B9D2 gene encoding B9 domain-containing protein 2, with protein sequence MAEVHVIGQIMGATGFSESSLFCKWGIHTGAAWKLLSGVREGQTQVDTPQIGDMAYWSHPIDLHFATKGLQGWPRLHLQVWSQDSFGRCQLAGYGFCHVPSSPGTHQLDCPTWRPLGSWREQLARAFVGGGPQLLHGDAIYSGADRYRLHTTSGGTVHLELSLLLRHFDRYGVEC encoded by the exons ATGGCTGAGGTGCACGTGATCGGACAGATCATGGGGGCCACCGGTTTCTCGGAAAGTAGCCTGTTCTGCAAGTGGGGCATCCACACAG GGGCAGCATGGAAGCTCCTGTCAGGCGTGCGGGAGGGCCAAACACAGGTGGACACTCCCCAGATAGGGGACATGGCCTACTGGTCCCACCCCATCGACCTGCACTTCGCCACCAAAGGCCTTCAAG GCTGGCCCCGGCTCCACCTCCAGGTGTGGTCCCAGGACAGCTTCGGCCGCTGCCAGCTTGCAGGCTATGGCTTTTGCCATGTGCCCAGCAGTCCAGGCACCCACCAGCTGGACTGCCCCACGTGGCGGCCCCTGGGCAGCTGGCGAGAGCAGCTGGCGAGGGCCTTCGTGGGTGGCGGCCCTCAGCTGCTGCACGGAGATGCCATCTACAGCGGGGCTGACCGCTATCGCCTGCACACCACCTCTGGTGGTACCGTGCACCTTGAGCTGAGCCTGCTGCTGCGCCACTTCGATCGCTATGGGGTTGAATGCTGA